In Candidatus Korarchaeota archaeon NZ13-K, the genomic window GCCGATCCCCAGCGCGTGGGCAGCCAGCATCACGTATAAAGTCGCGTTTGCGCAGTCAACTAGGTAGGAGTCCGGAGAAGCCCTTGGATCGCAGAGCACGACCAAGGCAAGAGGGGCGTTCAGTACCGGATGAGCGTACCTGTGAATCCTACCTAGCTCCTCCCTGATTCCTCTATCC contains:
- a CDS encoding nitroreductase family protein: MERCLELLLTRRSVRRFDSREVDDETLERILDVARYAPSARNSQPWEFVAVRDRGIREELGRIHRYAHPVLNAPLALVVLCDPRASPDSYLVDCANATLYVMLAAHALGIG